From one Bifidobacterium sp. WK012_4_13 genomic stretch:
- a CDS encoding Crp/Fnr family transcriptional regulator produces MSVRKPNELPKQGNTLLQTALFKQVSPQEADQLIPYLDSRILNKGDFVFREGDEDQRMYLLDYGRVKLTRRSSDSRVQLLSIHGRGEVLGEIPVFDPKGGPRTASAVVMTNHTHVVSLEHRALFDWLDEHPRVAVDMLQVLANRMRRNNEHISDLVFMDVPARLAKTLISLGQRFGEPMEAGLMVPHDLTQEEMAQLVGASRETVNKALMDFANRGWIARKGRSIIIFEPGMLIRRSRR; encoded by the coding sequence ATGAGCGTTCGCAAGCCAAATGAACTGCCCAAGCAGGGCAACACCCTTCTGCAGACCGCTCTCTTCAAACAGGTTTCGCCGCAAGAGGCTGACCAATTGATTCCTTATCTTGATTCGCGGATACTCAACAAGGGTGATTTCGTGTTCCGTGAGGGCGACGAAGATCAGCGCATGTATCTGCTGGACTATGGAAGGGTCAAGCTCACGCGTCGATCCTCTGACAGCCGTGTGCAGCTCCTCAGCATCCATGGCCGTGGAGAGGTGCTTGGCGAGATCCCGGTGTTCGATCCGAAGGGCGGACCAAGAACCGCTTCCGCCGTTGTCATGACGAATCACACGCACGTCGTGTCGCTTGAGCACAGGGCTCTTTTCGACTGGCTTGACGAGCATCCACGTGTCGCGGTCGACATGCTTCAGGTTCTTGCAAACCGCATGAGGCGCAATAATGAGCATATTTCCGACCTGGTGTTCATGGATGTTCCGGCACGTCTGGCGAAGACACTGATCTCACTCGGCCAACGTTTCGGCGAGCCGATGGAGGCAGGACTCATGGTTCCTCACGACCTGACTCAGGAGGAGATGGCCCAGCTGGTGGGAGCATCGAGAGAGACGGTGAACAAGGCTCTCATGGACTTCGCGAACAGGGGCTGGATAGCCCGCAAGGGCCGCTCCATAATCATCTTCGAACCGGGAATGCTGATACGCCGCTCGCGCAGGTAA
- a CDS encoding biotin/lipoate A/B protein ligase family protein, with product MSTTRGECKLHGGKLVGVTLTVDDGRIVDSRLDGDFFISTNSDDISLVRAIEHSVNGAELPIDVHSLANRIDMALKSHPEAQLIGATSASIATAIERGSRQVKENAMPYQAGQTPIPSIPAGHPEQSLQIHANHLPSSSDGRSNADHVAEMRLSERWSSLHPLVIHDSPRDPAMQMALDEVLSEKVADGTIPATFRIWEWKSSAVIIGRFQSLSNEVDLEQARRENISVVRRVTGGGAMFVEPSNTITYSLYAPLSFVEGMDVAQSYRLCDEWLVAALRELGMKVSFSSMNDLASEQGKIGGAAQRRFARRDGGPGAVLHHVTLAYDIDAEKMARVLRISKEKMSDKAVRSVVKRVDPMRSQTGMARSDIISHLQDFLLRNVSQAVVSTISPACLNESSELAKQRYSKDAWLSCIV from the coding sequence ATGTCTACGACTCGTGGTGAATGCAAGCTGCATGGTGGGAAGCTGGTTGGAGTCACTCTGACTGTCGATGATGGTCGGATTGTGGACAGTCGGCTTGACGGAGATTTCTTCATCTCCACGAACAGCGACGATATCTCGCTCGTCAGGGCGATCGAACACAGCGTCAATGGGGCGGAGCTTCCCATTGACGTCCATTCGCTTGCCAATAGAATCGACATGGCTCTGAAGTCACATCCGGAGGCGCAGCTGATCGGTGCGACTTCGGCATCGATTGCAACAGCGATAGAACGCGGATCCAGGCAGGTCAAAGAGAACGCCATGCCGTATCAAGCCGGTCAGACCCCCATTCCTTCCATTCCTGCAGGGCATCCGGAGCAGAGCCTTCAGATTCATGCCAATCACCTGCCATCCAGTTCGGATGGCCGGTCGAACGCGGACCATGTTGCGGAGATGCGGCTTTCCGAACGTTGGAGTTCCCTGCACCCTCTTGTCATCCATGACAGTCCGAGAGATCCGGCAATGCAGATGGCTCTCGATGAGGTGCTCTCCGAGAAGGTGGCCGATGGCACCATTCCCGCAACGTTTCGCATATGGGAATGGAAGTCATCGGCTGTGATTATCGGGCGATTCCAATCCTTGAGCAACGAGGTCGATCTCGAACAGGCCAGAAGAGAGAACATATCGGTCGTCCGCAGGGTGACGGGTGGCGGTGCGATGTTCGTTGAGCCCAGCAACACGATCACCTATTCGCTCTATGCGCCTCTGAGCTTCGTAGAGGGCATGGATGTCGCTCAATCCTATCGACTCTGCGATGAATGGCTTGTCGCTGCCTTGAGAGAACTGGGAATGAAGGTAAGCTTCTCTTCGATGAATGATTTGGCATCCGAACAGGGGAAGATCGGGGGCGCGGCCCAGCGCCGTTTCGCGCGTAGGGACGGAGGTCCTGGAGCTGTGCTTCATCATGTCACGCTTGCTTACGACATTGATGCGGAAAAAATGGCACGCGTCTTGCGCATCTCCAAGGAAAAGATGTCAGACAAGGCAGTCAGATCAGTGGTGAAACGGGTGGATCCAATGCGTTCGCAAACTGGAATGGCCCGAAGTGACATCATCTCCCATCTTCAGGACTTCTTGCTGAGAAACGTCAGTCAGGCAGTCGTCTCGACGATTTCCCCTGCGTGTCTGAACGAGTCCAGTGAGCTTGCAAAACAGCGCTATTCTAAGGATGCGTGGCTATCATGCATCGTCTGA